The following proteins are encoded in a genomic region of Corticium candelabrum chromosome 11, ooCorCand1.1, whole genome shotgun sequence:
- the LOC134186327 gene encoding mucin-2-like, which yields MLFFVSDTRIVGLDVAALILIGNMSPESATWKTKVRRLYDIANILSSLDLIKKVRLPLRYGMKPAYQWVGTQLDTAAQQYVAAERLPTTSKTPARKRSYSKKHTLLDGFEAIPLPKSESADMLGGSQNSAHLSGSSQSESCLSTEAGDSTELQMASALMQLKSGQPILSTSTNFATSVAAASTQVGTTQMKSGDSTAANRRTILTVMQTSVLPSGQSLLVPLSNNCLHQAAGAPTIFLPTAAINYNNETQQKRELERQTTKPILLSFLSSSNQLQGRATVPTVPVFRADIPMKTSKPTIVPVFQTEIPVKTSNSTTKTSLQCVSDAIHTRTSTATVRQPFTVLPTATFSPASETVLPDNKHYRTSQTVANRSSSGPKPIAPKGSLPSNVVDVTAQLNAIRELLAQDSEAYETLIEKQRQTTDQENVLATTVTKVMSPSIVSPVSKSGTGTTFPVKALHILPLQGVSTARLSSPQQHIEHLHNEIKQQSGVPSPLVKPLHFHHYTPQKQSKESSQQHRFVPQVQCTDTQECAVAVTATDSLTCREQLSPATPKPVTPPVVGSRVENGLHTKRRQRTLFYPTDSMATTVEKIPVETLPVTNQISAPGLPTLFQHQIVSQSFCPMSAISASHSASLPPVVSLSTTRDATRLSDCKPTCTTTQIVNQDDLRAITDQNQNAFGLLGICPLWNFTQQRHL from the exons CTAAGGTGCGTCGTCTCTACGACATCGCCAACATCTTATCAAGTCTGGACTTGATCAAGAAGGTTCGGCTACCTCTTCGCTACGGCATGAAACCTGCATACCAATGGGTCGGAACACAATTGGACACGGCAGCTCAGCAGTACG TTGCTGCTGAGCGACTTCCCACCACCAGTAAGACGCCTGCAAGGAAACGGTCGTACAGCAAGAAACACACTCTTCTAGACGGATTCGAAGCAATACCTC tgcCAAAATCAGAGTCGGCTGATATGCTGGGTGGCAGTCAAAATTCCGCCCATTTGAGTGGCTCCAGTCAATCGGAATCGTGTCTATCGACGGAAGCAGGCGACAGCACTGAACTACAAATGGCGTCCGCTCTCATGCAGCTCAAATCTGGCCAACCGATTCTGTCAACTTCGACGAATTTTGCAACATCGGTGGCGGCAGCCTCGACTCAAGTCGGAACAACACAGATGAAATCCGGCGACTCGACCGCGGCCAATAGGCGGACTATACTCACAGTCATGCAGACATCTGTATTGCCGTCTGGTCAGTCTCTTCTTGTTCCCTTGTCGAACAATTGTTTACATCAAGCAGCCGGGGCACCCACTATCTTCCTACCGACTGCTGCAATCAACTACAACAACGAAACACAGCAGAAGCGAGAGCTGGAGAGACAGACGACGAAACCAATTTTGCTTTCCTTTCTTTCGTCATCAAATCAGTTACAGGGGAGGGCAACAGTTCCTACAGTTCCAGTGTTTCGAGCCGACATTCCGATGAAAACGAGCAAACCCACTATAGTTCCAGTTTTTCAAACTGAAATTCCGGTGAAAACGAGTAATTCTACCACTAAAACTAGCCTCCAGTGTGTGTCTGATGCcatacacacacggacatCCACAGCCACCGTTCGTCAACCGTTTACTGTTCTTCCCACCGCAACATTCAGTCCTGCATCTGAGACTGTGTTACCCGACAACAAGCACTATCGTACATCTCAAACTGTTGCTAATCGATCGAGTTCAGGACCAAAACCGATCGCTCCTAAAGGGAGTTTACCATCCAATGTAGTCGACGTCACAGCCCAGTTGAATGCCATCAGAGAACTGCTGGCACAAGATAGTGAAGCGTACGAGACGCTGATAGAGAAGCAGCGTCAAACAACCGATCAAGAAAATGTACTTGCCACGACTGTAACTAAAGTGATGTCACCATCAATTGTGTCACCCGTGAGCAAGAGTGGCACCGGCACGACTTTCCCTGTCAAGGCACTGCACATTCTCCCTCTGCAGGGTGTTTCAACTGCGCGGTTGTCGAGCCCTCAACAGCACATTGAGCACTTACACAATGAGATCAAACAACAGAGTGGAGTGCCCTCGCCATTGGTAAAGCCGCTGCACTTCCATCATTACACTCCtcagaaacaaagcaaagagTCATCGCAGCAGCATCGATTCGTGCCACAAGTGCAATGTACTGACACACAGGAGTGTGCTGTTGCTGTTACCGCAACTGATTCGTTGACGTGCAGAGAACAACTGAGTCCAGCCACACCGAAGCCGGTGACTCCTCCTGTGGTCGGATCAAGGGTAGAGAATGGTTTGCACACTAAACGAAGGCAACGAACACTGTTTTATCCAACTGATTCCATGGCAACGACAGTAGAGAAAATACCAGTAGAAACGCTGCCTGTTACCAATCAAATCAGTGCCCCTGGGCTACCCACATTATTTCAACACCAAATTGTATCGCAGTCATTCTGTCCAATGTCTGCAATCTCGGCTTCTCATTCTGCCTCTTTGCCTCCTGTTGTATCACTCTCCACCACTCGTGACGCCACACGTTTGTCCGACTGCAAGCCAACATGCACGACAACTCAGATCGTTAATCAGGACGATCTCAGAGCAATTACTGATCAGAACCAGAATGCTTTCGGATTGTTGGGTATTTGTCCATTGTGGAATTTTACGCAGCAGAGACATCTCTGA